One window of Alteromonas sp. LMIT006 genomic DNA carries:
- a CDS encoding DUF4826 family protein, protein MAESVPQDQEQLAEWVREQFQKANKHLAENGVLFESVVIEDSRYLAPMVAVWKIKTRDGKYFWVISGDLPVDFVPASVSSDVRGVLKHFSLLWQLKVENLSQAEKINETQKEYLTLLGTRAHDLYHMSEDDKLWQVN, encoded by the coding sequence ATGGCCGAATCAGTTCCTCAAGATCAAGAACAATTAGCCGAATGGGTGCGTGAACAATTTCAAAAAGCCAATAAACACCTAGCAGAAAACGGTGTGTTATTCGAATCTGTAGTTATCGAAGATAGTCGCTATCTCGCGCCAATGGTGGCGGTATGGAAAATCAAAACCCGTGATGGTAAATACTTTTGGGTCATCAGTGGTGACTTGCCAGTGGATTTTGTACCTGCAAGTGTGTCATCTGATGTTCGAGGCGTGTTGAAACATTTTTCGCTGTTGTGGCAGTTGAAAGTGGAGAACCTTTCTCAAGCTGAGAAGATCAACGAAACTCAAAAAGAATACCTCACGTTGCTCGGCACCCGGGCTCATGACTTATATCACATGAGCGAGGATGATAAGCTCTGGCAAGTAAACTAA
- a CDS encoding FAD-binding and (Fe-S)-binding domain-containing protein: MLPVLDPQEALSVHYQDYLDALRDSDFTGDIETAYSSRFAMATDNSIYQKLPQAVVYPKSVNDLSIIGRVANDFPEVVFSARGGGTGTNGQSLTSGIIVETARYMNQILEINAEERWVRVQSGVVKDALNDALRPFGFFFAPDLSTSNRATIGGMINTDASGQGSLVYGKTSDHILGLTSVLANGDVLHTKPTSIDDCLAHAQSSYAQISEQIQTSCVAKRDQILAKFPRLNRFLTGYDLEHAYIPEQQQFDISRLIAGSEGSLAFVAEAKLNITPIAKHKALVNIKYNSFESALRHAPKMVEAEATSVETVDSKVLNLAKADIIWHSVSDLIQDVPNAEVLGLNMVEYNSEDETEITTKITALEARLQAEIESGETGVIGFQVTYDVADIQKIYAMRKKAVGLLGKTDGAKKPIAFAEDTAVPPENLADFIMEFRDLLDSHKLDYGMFGHVDAGVLHVRPALDMNDPQQEVLLKQISDQVVALVAKYGGLMWGEHGKGYRSEYAPEFFGEELYTELRKIKAVFDPLNKMNPGKICTPYKSDAELVKVSDTKRGAFDRTIPVVLKEEYEPAMSCNGNGLCFNYDTTSPMCPSFKITADRRHSPKGRAGMIREWLRLLAKQGVDTKSLDASQGTTSWLSRLINTNSAQSKGDFSHEVMQVMDECLACKSCSSQCPVGVDVPDFRAKFIALYYQRYSRPVKDYLVANIERMAPWLAKIAPLHNAVMRSRLVQWALRESIGYVDAPLLSTPTLKKRVSTKFDMSALQQLSDVHKAQTVLIVQDPFTSFYDAQVVEDFVLLAQKLGFNPVLLPFNPNGKPQHVKGFLTEFAKTAKSTAAFLNDIASLNIPMVGVDASLLLVYRDEYTKTLGAKRGEFSVLAVHEWLVQHAASVIAKNQAQSEHEFALFTHCTEKTALPTSEKQWQKIFADAGLELSIVSVGCCGMAGTYGHEVVHLHNSKGIYDLSWRDAIARFAPEQRAVTGYSCRSQVARYSDGKPRHPLQILLNSLL; this comes from the coding sequence ATGTTACCGGTACTCGACCCTCAAGAAGCTTTATCTGTTCACTATCAAGATTATTTGGATGCGTTGCGCGACAGTGATTTTACTGGTGATATTGAAACGGCCTATTCCTCGCGTTTTGCGATGGCAACGGATAATTCAATCTATCAGAAACTACCACAGGCGGTGGTTTATCCCAAATCAGTGAATGATTTATCGATTATTGGCAGAGTTGCGAATGATTTTCCCGAAGTGGTGTTTTCTGCTCGTGGTGGTGGTACTGGCACAAATGGTCAGTCATTAACATCTGGGATCATTGTTGAAACCGCGCGTTATATGAATCAGATACTAGAAATCAATGCTGAAGAACGATGGGTAAGAGTCCAATCAGGTGTCGTTAAAGATGCGTTAAATGATGCATTGAGGCCATTTGGTTTTTTCTTTGCTCCAGACCTTTCGACTTCGAATCGTGCAACCATTGGTGGCATGATCAATACTGACGCCTCAGGTCAGGGCTCTTTAGTCTATGGTAAAACCTCCGATCACATACTAGGCCTGACCAGTGTGTTAGCCAATGGGGATGTTCTGCATACCAAACCGACTTCAATCGATGATTGCTTGGCACATGCCCAGTCCAGTTATGCGCAAATCAGCGAGCAAATTCAAACTTCATGTGTCGCTAAGCGAGATCAGATATTAGCAAAATTTCCGCGCTTGAATCGTTTCTTAACGGGCTATGATTTGGAACATGCGTATATTCCTGAACAACAACAGTTTGACATAAGCCGTTTAATTGCTGGTTCTGAAGGTTCCTTGGCATTTGTGGCGGAAGCCAAACTCAACATTACCCCAATTGCCAAGCACAAAGCTTTGGTCAATATCAAATACAACTCATTTGAATCGGCTTTGCGTCATGCGCCTAAGATGGTCGAGGCTGAAGCTACGTCTGTTGAAACGGTCGATTCAAAAGTACTCAATCTAGCCAAAGCCGATATTATATGGCATTCGGTGTCGGATCTGATTCAAGATGTGCCAAACGCCGAGGTACTTGGGCTGAATATGGTCGAGTACAACAGCGAAGATGAAACCGAAATTACCACTAAGATCACAGCCTTAGAAGCTCGCTTACAAGCTGAGATTGAATCTGGCGAAACAGGAGTGATTGGCTTTCAAGTCACCTATGATGTCGCTGATATCCAAAAAATATACGCTATGCGCAAAAAAGCAGTAGGTTTGCTAGGCAAAACCGATGGGGCGAAAAAGCCTATTGCATTTGCGGAAGACACCGCAGTACCACCTGAAAATTTGGCGGATTTCATCATGGAGTTTCGCGACTTGCTCGATTCGCATAAGTTGGATTATGGCATGTTCGGTCATGTGGATGCTGGCGTATTACATGTTCGTCCAGCTTTGGATATGAATGATCCGCAGCAAGAAGTGCTTCTCAAACAAATATCGGACCAAGTGGTTGCTTTAGTTGCTAAGTATGGTGGCCTGATGTGGGGCGAGCACGGTAAAGGTTATCGCAGTGAGTATGCTCCTGAGTTTTTTGGTGAGGAGCTGTACACAGAGTTGCGTAAGATTAAAGCAGTGTTTGATCCGCTCAATAAGATGAACCCTGGCAAGATTTGTACGCCGTATAAGTCTGATGCTGAGCTCGTCAAAGTTAGTGATACCAAACGCGGTGCATTCGACCGAACTATTCCTGTGGTGCTCAAAGAGGAATACGAACCTGCCATGAGCTGTAACGGCAATGGCTTGTGTTTTAATTACGACACAACATCGCCCATGTGTCCATCATTTAAGATCACAGCCGATCGTCGCCATTCACCCAAAGGGCGAGCGGGTATGATCCGCGAGTGGCTTCGTCTGTTAGCGAAACAAGGGGTTGATACCAAGTCTTTGGATGCGTCTCAAGGAACAACTTCATGGCTGAGTCGTTTAATCAATACCAATTCAGCGCAAAGCAAAGGGGATTTTTCTCATGAAGTCATGCAAGTGATGGATGAATGCTTAGCCTGTAAGTCGTGCTCGTCGCAATGTCCAGTAGGGGTGGATGTGCCCGATTTTAGAGCTAAATTCATAGCCTTGTATTATCAAAGATATTCACGCCCAGTAAAAGATTACCTAGTGGCTAATATTGAACGCATGGCACCTTGGTTGGCCAAAATCGCTCCACTACATAATGCTGTGATGCGTTCCCGATTGGTGCAATGGGCACTGCGCGAGAGTATTGGCTATGTAGATGCACCATTGCTATCTACACCAACGTTAAAGAAACGGGTTTCTACAAAATTTGATATGAGTGCCTTACAGCAGTTGTCAGACGTACACAAGGCTCAAACCGTATTAATTGTGCAAGATCCCTTTACGAGCTTTTATGATGCTCAGGTTGTAGAAGACTTTGTCTTGCTCGCGCAAAAACTAGGATTTAACCCAGTGTTACTGCCATTTAACCCTAATGGTAAACCACAGCATGTCAAAGGGTTCTTGACGGAGTTTGCCAAGACTGCAAAGTCCACAGCTGCCTTTTTAAATGACATCGCAAGTCTCAATATCCCAATGGTTGGCGTAGATGCTTCACTACTGCTGGTCTATCGAGATGAGTACACTAAGACATTAGGAGCAAAGCGTGGAGAGTTTAGTGTACTGGCAGTACATGAGTGGTTAGTACAGCATGCAGCAAGTGTCATAGCCAAAAACCAAGCTCAGTCTGAGCATGAGTTTGCCCTCTTTACTCACTGTACTGAGAAAACAGCTCTGCCAACCAGTGAAAAGCAATGGCAGAAGATATTTGCTGATGCGGGGTTAGAGCTTAGTATCGTGTCTGTTGGGTGCTGTGGTATGGCCGGAACATATGGTCATGAAGTGGTGCATTTGCACAACAGCAAAGGGATCTATGATTTGAGCTGGCGTGATGCAATTGCTCGATTTGCTCCCGAGCAGAGAGCGGTAACAGGTTACTCTTGTCGCAGTCAAGTGGCTCGATACAGTGATGGCAAGCCGCGACATCCACTACAAATATTACTCAATTCACTATTATAA
- the ppsA gene encoding phosphoenolpyruvate synthase: MQEQAQEYVLWYQQLGMHDVNRVGGKNASLGEMISNLANAGVQVPGGFATTSYAFNEFLEQSGLEARIHEVLDALDVEDVNALAKAGEQIRQWIIDTPFQPALETAIADAFAELSGDAGDAASFAVRSSATAEDMPDASFAGQQETFLNVKGYEAVLVAIKHVFASLFNDRAISYRVHQGYDHKGVALSAGIQRMVRSDKAASGVMFSIDTESGFEDVVFITSSFGLGEMVVQGAVNPDEFYVHKPTLAAGRPAVLRRNLGSKLTQMIYSTSQEHGKQVEIVDVPKEQSLTFSITDAEVEELAKQAVIIAEHYGRAMDIEWAKDGTDGKLYIVQARPETVRSREDAQVIERYQLDGNAPTVCTGRAIGHKIGAGTAKVLSSIAEMDKIEPGDVLVTDMTDPDWEPIMKRASAIVTNRGGRTCHAAIIARELGIPAVVGCGDATSSINTGDKVTVSCAEGDTGFIYSEELNFDVVTSRIDSMPDLPLKIMMNVGNPDRAFDFARLPHAGVGLARLEFIINRMIGVHPKALLNFDEQPDDLKTEIAEMIAGYASPKEFYIQKLVEGISSIGAAFAPEKVIVRMSDFKSNEYFNLVGGYQYEPDEENPMLGFRGASRYISEDFRDCFALECEAIKRVRNDMGLTNVEIMIPFVRTLEEGQQVIDLLREEGLVQGENGLRVIMMCELPSNALLADEFLDIFDGFSIGSNDLTQLTLGLDRDSGLIAHLFDERNTAVKKLLAMAIQAAKRRGKYVGICGQGPSDHEDLAAWLVEQGIDSVSLNPDTVVETWLYLAEKHA; the protein is encoded by the coding sequence GTGCAAGAACAAGCGCAAGAATACGTTCTATGGTATCAACAATTAGGTATGCATGATGTTAACCGAGTAGGGGGCAAAAACGCTTCTCTTGGTGAAATGATCTCGAATTTAGCCAATGCTGGCGTGCAGGTACCGGGTGGTTTTGCAACAACCTCGTATGCGTTTAATGAATTTTTAGAGCAAAGTGGTCTAGAAGCTCGTATTCATGAAGTGCTTGATGCGTTGGACGTCGAAGACGTCAACGCGCTAGCTAAAGCCGGCGAGCAAATTCGACAGTGGATCATCGATACACCATTCCAGCCAGCTTTAGAAACAGCCATTGCCGATGCGTTTGCTGAGCTTTCTGGCGATGCCGGCGACGCCGCTTCTTTTGCTGTGCGTTCATCGGCGACTGCAGAAGATATGCCTGATGCATCATTTGCTGGTCAGCAAGAAACTTTTCTGAATGTAAAAGGCTATGAAGCCGTATTAGTCGCGATTAAACATGTATTCGCATCGTTATTTAATGACCGTGCCATCAGCTATCGTGTGCACCAAGGTTATGACCACAAAGGCGTAGCCTTATCTGCTGGCATTCAACGCATGGTGCGTTCGGATAAAGCCGCTTCTGGTGTCATGTTCTCGATTGATACTGAATCTGGTTTTGAAGATGTAGTGTTTATCACCTCTAGTTTTGGCTTAGGTGAAATGGTGGTTCAAGGTGCGGTCAATCCAGATGAATTTTACGTTCACAAACCCACTCTAGCGGCGGGGCGTCCTGCGGTATTGCGTCGTAACTTAGGCAGTAAACTTACGCAGATGATTTACTCGACGTCGCAAGAACACGGTAAGCAAGTCGAGATTGTGGATGTGCCAAAAGAACAGTCTTTGACATTTTCTATTACCGACGCTGAAGTAGAAGAATTAGCGAAGCAAGCCGTGATTATCGCAGAGCACTACGGCCGAGCGATGGACATTGAGTGGGCCAAAGACGGCACAGATGGGAAGTTATACATAGTACAAGCTCGCCCAGAAACTGTACGCTCACGTGAAGATGCACAAGTCATTGAACGCTATCAACTCGATGGCAATGCCCCGACAGTGTGTACCGGTCGTGCGATTGGTCACAAGATTGGTGCAGGCACTGCAAAAGTTCTTAGCTCTATTGCTGAAATGGACAAAATTGAGCCGGGTGATGTGCTGGTTACCGATATGACTGACCCTGATTGGGAGCCGATCATGAAACGTGCCTCAGCTATCGTCACCAACCGGGGTGGACGTACTTGTCATGCTGCGATCATTGCACGTGAATTAGGTATTCCGGCTGTTGTTGGATGTGGCGATGCGACGTCGAGCATCAATACGGGTGACAAAGTCACTGTATCCTGTGCGGAAGGGGACACTGGTTTCATTTATTCAGAAGAACTAAACTTTGACGTGGTAACGTCACGCATCGATTCGATGCCTGATTTACCATTGAAGATCATGATGAATGTAGGTAATCCTGATCGCGCGTTTGACTTTGCGCGTTTACCGCATGCAGGTGTCGGTCTTGCACGTCTAGAGTTTATCATCAACCGCATGATTGGTGTGCATCCTAAAGCTCTCTTAAACTTTGACGAACAACCCGATGATTTGAAAACCGAAATTGCCGAGATGATTGCCGGTTATGCTTCGCCAAAAGAGTTTTATATTCAAAAACTCGTGGAAGGCATCAGTTCGATCGGTGCGGCGTTCGCGCCTGAAAAAGTCATCGTACGAATGTCAGATTTCAAATCGAACGAATACTTTAACCTCGTCGGTGGTTATCAATACGAGCCAGACGAAGAAAATCCAATGCTCGGTTTCCGTGGTGCGTCACGTTATATTTCCGAGGATTTCCGCGATTGTTTTGCTTTGGAATGTGAAGCCATTAAACGCGTGCGCAATGACATGGGATTAACCAATGTCGAAATCATGATCCCGTTTGTGCGCACATTGGAAGAAGGTCAGCAAGTCATCGACTTATTGCGCGAAGAAGGTTTGGTGCAAGGAGAAAATGGTTTACGCGTTATTATGATGTGTGAATTACCGTCAAATGCGTTATTAGCTGATGAATTTTTAGACATTTTTGATGGGTTCTCGATTGGCTCTAACGACTTAACTCAATTGACGTTGGGATTGGATCGCGATTCTGGTTTAATTGCGCATTTATTTGATGAACGCAACACTGCGGTCAAAAAACTTCTCGCTATGGCCATTCAAGCCGCCAAGAGACGCGGTAAATACGTGGGAATTTGTGGTCAAGGCCCATCTGACCATGAAGACCTTGCAGCTTGGCTAGTTGAACAAGGTATCGATAGTGTGTCGCTGAATCCTGACACAGTTGTCGAAACGTGGTTGTACCTAGCGGAGAAGCACGCTTAA
- a CDS encoding pyruvate, water dikinase regulatory protein, which yields MRAAYYISDGTAITSEVFGHALLSLFPIEFNHITIPFVETEQHANEVLKQISVSFQETNQRPLVFYTIVNSDIRHIIANSVGINYNFLDQFVAPLEKILGVPSKPEKHRTHSIHETTYDIRIEAVNYALTNDDGANLQNYADADIILVGVSRSGKTPTSLYLALQYGIKAANYPFTEEDMGDMIKLNPALRRYKNKIFGLTIAAERLHQIRSERRANSKYASMQQCRMELREVENLYRKERIPFLNSTKFSIEEISAKILATTGLKRRKY from the coding sequence ATGCGCGCAGCCTATTATATTTCCGATGGCACAGCCATTACTTCAGAAGTTTTTGGCCATGCTTTGCTGTCTTTATTCCCAATTGAGTTCAATCACATCACGATCCCTTTTGTCGAAACTGAACAACATGCAAATGAAGTGTTAAAGCAAATATCTGTAAGTTTTCAAGAAACAAATCAGCGTCCGTTGGTTTTTTACACAATCGTTAACAGCGACATTCGTCATATTATTGCCAACTCAGTTGGCATCAATTACAACTTTTTAGACCAATTTGTGGCCCCACTTGAAAAGATCCTAGGGGTACCATCAAAGCCAGAAAAACATCGTACTCACAGCATCCATGAAACGACATACGACATTCGTATTGAAGCGGTCAACTATGCATTGACTAATGACGATGGCGCAAATTTACAGAATTATGCAGATGCGGATATTATATTGGTTGGAGTATCGCGCTCAGGCAAAACGCCAACGAGTCTTTATTTGGCATTACAATACGGTATCAAAGCGGCTAATTATCCTTTTACCGAAGAAGATATGGGAGACATGATAAAACTCAATCCTGCGTTGCGCCGATATAAGAACAAGATTTTTGGCTTAACTATCGCGGCCGAGCGCTTGCATCAAATACGATCAGAACGCAGAGCCAACTCCAAATATGCCTCAATGCAACAATGTCGTATGGAATTGAGAGAAGTGGAAAACTTATACCGTAAAGAAAGGATCCCTTTTCTCAACAGTACCAAATTTTCGATTGAAGAGATTTCGGCCAAAATTTTGGCCACAACTGGACTGAAGCGTCGAAAGTATTAA
- a CDS encoding RnfH family protein, producing MQKLCSVEVVYGTPDKQEIVTVEVPAETSVEECITQSNIQHIFPEIDLSENKVGIWNRACRLKDMVKDGDRIEIYRPLIADPKEVRRLRAEKAKAEGRANKVTGGRPLAKD from the coding sequence ATGCAGAAATTGTGTTCGGTTGAAGTCGTTTATGGCACTCCAGATAAACAAGAAATCGTCACCGTTGAAGTCCCTGCTGAGACTTCAGTTGAGGAATGTATTACTCAATCTAATATTCAGCACATTTTTCCTGAAATCGATTTATCTGAGAACAAAGTCGGGATTTGGAATCGTGCCTGTCGTCTCAAAGATATGGTAAAGGACGGTGATCGCATTGAAATATATCGTCCACTGATAGCTGATCCCAAAGAAGTTCGTCGTCTGCGCGCAGAGAAGGCTAAAGCCGAGGGTCGAGCCAATAAAGTGACCGGCGGCAGACCGTTAGCCAAAGATTAA
- a CDS encoding type II toxin-antitoxin system RatA family toxin — translation MADVNKSALVPYSAKTMYDLVNDVHAYPEFLPGCVGIEVHSADESHMKASMHIAKAGIKHTFTTLNSLEPNRAIKMQLADGPFKSLSGGWTFTELDEHACKVELNLTFEFKSKLIAMAFGKMFTQLANVMVSAFIARAKQKALAEGNA, via the coding sequence ATGGCTGACGTAAACAAAAGCGCACTGGTTCCCTACAGTGCTAAGACAATGTATGACTTAGTCAACGATGTTCATGCGTATCCCGAGTTTTTACCAGGTTGTGTAGGTATAGAGGTGCATTCAGCTGATGAGTCACATATGAAAGCTTCTATGCACATTGCAAAGGCGGGCATCAAACACACTTTTACGACACTCAATAGCCTTGAACCCAACCGTGCAATCAAGATGCAACTCGCCGATGGGCCGTTCAAATCTTTGAGCGGTGGATGGACATTTACTGAACTCGATGAGCACGCATGCAAGGTTGAGTTGAATTTGACATTTGAGTTCAAAAGTAAACTTATCGCCATGGCATTTGGCAAAATGTTTACCCAACTAGCCAATGTAATGGTCAGCGCATTTATCGCTCGAGCTAAACAAAAAGCCTTAGCGGAAGGAAATGCATAA
- the smpB gene encoding SsrA-binding protein SmpB, whose product MKKKSNPSTTIALNKKARHEYSFIDKYEAGMELQGWEVKSIRSGKVNLVDAYVFIRDGQAYVSNVNITPLNEASTHVICDPRRVRRLLLKRRELDQLIGAVERDGHTIVATAMYWKKCWVKLEVQLARGKQSHDKRDTIKDRDWARQKERMMKHKA is encoded by the coding sequence ATGAAAAAGAAGTCAAATCCCAGCACCACCATCGCGCTCAACAAAAAAGCGCGCCATGAATATTCTTTTATAGATAAATATGAAGCCGGCATGGAGTTACAAGGGTGGGAAGTAAAAAGTATTCGCTCTGGTAAGGTCAATTTAGTTGACGCTTACGTTTTTATTCGTGATGGCCAGGCCTATGTGTCAAATGTCAATATTACGCCACTCAATGAAGCCTCGACTCATGTGATCTGCGATCCAAGACGCGTGCGTCGACTGTTGCTCAAACGTCGCGAGCTAGATCAACTCATTGGCGCAGTAGAACGCGATGGCCATACGATTGTCGCCACTGCCATGTACTGGAAAAAATGTTGGGTCAAACTCGAGGTTCAACTCGCTCGAGGGAAGCAGTCACACGACAAACGCGATACCATTAAAGACCGCGACTGGGCACGTCAAAAAGAACGCATGATGAAGCACAAAGCTTAA
- a CDS encoding O-acetylhomoserine aminocarboxypropyltransferase/cysteine synthase family protein: MKLESMVLHHAYKSDPTTKAAAVPIYQTTSYTFDDTQHGADLFDLKVAGNIYTRIMNPTTAVLEERMAALEGGIGALCVASGMAAITYAVEAITHVGANIISTSQLYGGTYNLFAHTLPRQGVEVRMASFDDLDTLDALFDENTKAVFCESIGNPAGNVVDLQALSEIAHKHGVPLIVDNTVATPALIRPFEHGADIVIHSLTKYVGGHGTTIGGVIVDSGKFDWVANKDRFPMLNEPDPSYHGVVYTEALGPAAYIGRCRVVPLRNTGAALSPQNAFQLLQGLETLPLRMERHCQNAQALAEYLSAHPLVSWVNYAGLDNSPYHATCQKMSGGLASGIISFGIKADDAKVAGGKFIDALQMILRLVNIGDAKSLACHPASTTHRQLSPEELASAGVSEDLVRISVGIEHIDDIIADVEQALKASLA, from the coding sequence ATGAAACTCGAATCCATGGTCTTGCATCACGCTTACAAATCTGACCCGACGACTAAAGCAGCAGCCGTGCCAATCTACCAAACCACATCTTATACGTTTGATGACACCCAACACGGTGCTGATCTCTTTGACTTAAAAGTTGCTGGTAATATCTATACTCGAATTATGAATCCAACCACAGCCGTATTAGAAGAACGCATGGCGGCTTTAGAGGGTGGGATAGGTGCATTATGCGTTGCTTCAGGTATGGCTGCCATTACCTATGCGGTTGAAGCCATTACTCATGTTGGCGCGAACATCATCTCGACCAGTCAACTATATGGCGGTACTTATAATTTGTTTGCTCATACCCTGCCACGCCAGGGTGTTGAAGTACGTATGGCGTCTTTTGATGATCTTGATACATTAGATGCCTTGTTTGACGAGAATACAAAAGCCGTTTTTTGTGAGTCCATCGGTAATCCTGCCGGGAATGTTGTTGACTTACAAGCGCTTAGTGAGATTGCACATAAACACGGTGTGCCATTAATAGTGGATAACACTGTAGCAACACCCGCGCTGATTCGTCCGTTTGAGCACGGTGCCGATATCGTGATTCACTCTTTGACCAAATACGTTGGTGGCCATGGCACAACCATTGGCGGTGTGATTGTTGACTCTGGCAAATTTGACTGGGTCGCCAATAAAGACCGTTTCCCAATGCTCAACGAACCCGATCCCTCTTATCACGGTGTGGTGTATACCGAAGCACTTGGTCCTGCTGCATATATCGGCCGCTGTAGAGTGGTACCTTTGCGCAACACAGGCGCAGCACTTTCGCCGCAAAATGCCTTCCAACTACTGCAAGGATTAGAAACTTTGCCATTGCGCATGGAGCGCCATTGTCAAAATGCACAAGCCCTCGCTGAATATTTAAGTGCTCATCCGCTAGTAAGCTGGGTCAACTACGCTGGGTTAGATAACAGCCCATATCACGCAACATGTCAAAAAATGTCTGGTGGTTTGGCTTCGGGAATAATCAGCTTTGGCATCAAAGCCGATGATGCCAAAGTCGCTGGTGGCAAATTCATCGATGCATTACAAATGATCTTACGCTTAGTGAATATTGGTGATGCCAAGTCACTTGCTTGTCATCCTGCATCAACGACGCATCGTCAATTATCTCCTGAAGAACTTGCCTCCGCTGGGGTTTCAGAGGATCTAGTGCGCATTTCGGTGGGCATCGAACACATTGATGATATCATCGCAGATGTTGAACAGGCGCTGAAGGCCTCCCTAGCTTAA
- a CDS encoding phosphoribosylglycinamide synthetase C domain-containing protein — translation MTDSVLIIGVGAFTHGIAERLQKAGLNVVVWLNRDYGHYGARQVATCFTLHDYASPLELLAEHPCTYVLPMSIDWAQQTWASALVANTKILCPIGEALQLERDRFFAHRLCEQYGIALPKAHVAMNRLDAEAFIEEHPAPYVLKNTLCSPTSPIHTIVCETLADTKSWLNRIDYAEGVYLQEYLGHREAGHIAFVQGDTITPLITNQEYKRAFNGNMGKIAGAPLGGIVEQDPTDKYGLVAELIEPLKPWFKEVNYCGPVQVTAIFKDNQWRVIEYNCRLGVTCGTMIMSMLNNPIDLFRALDGESFIPDFKASYRIGTSVTLAGYGYPFLEITGPAFPVLIEPYAQADIWFNEVIKGQNNDILADGHRLLEVNAYGESVAQALTHCYAQLQRIHCSGSYYRTDIGQTMWPPGNA, via the coding sequence ATGACTGATTCTGTTCTCATTATTGGTGTAGGTGCTTTTACTCATGGGATTGCCGAGCGTCTTCAAAAGGCTGGATTGAACGTGGTGGTTTGGCTAAATCGAGACTATGGTCATTACGGTGCTCGACAAGTCGCAACATGTTTTACCTTGCACGACTACGCCAGCCCATTAGAGCTATTGGCTGAACACCCTTGTACCTATGTATTGCCGATGTCAATTGATTGGGCTCAGCAAACTTGGGCGTCGGCGCTTGTGGCGAACACAAAGATCCTCTGTCCTATAGGGGAAGCTTTGCAGCTAGAAAGAGATCGCTTTTTTGCTCATCGTTTATGTGAACAATATGGCATTGCGTTACCTAAAGCACATGTGGCAATGAATCGATTGGACGCTGAAGCCTTTATCGAAGAACACCCTGCTCCCTATGTGCTCAAAAACACCTTATGCTCCCCTACGAGTCCCATTCACACCATAGTGTGTGAAACCTTAGCGGATACCAAAAGTTGGCTAAATCGAATCGACTATGCAGAAGGCGTCTATTTGCAGGAATATCTCGGTCATCGTGAGGCTGGGCATATCGCGTTTGTTCAAGGTGATACCATTACGCCTCTTATTACCAATCAAGAATACAAACGCGCATTCAATGGCAATATGGGCAAAATCGCTGGTGCACCACTTGGCGGCATTGTCGAACAAGATCCTACGGATAAATACGGACTGGTAGCTGAACTTATCGAACCTTTAAAGCCATGGTTTAAGGAAGTCAATTATTGTGGTCCAGTTCAAGTAACAGCGATATTTAAAGATAATCAATGGCGGGTCATTGAATACAACTGCCGACTGGGTGTCACGTGCGGTACTATGATCATGAGTATGTTGAATAACCCAATTGATCTCTTTAGAGCATTGGATGGAGAATCATTCATACCCGATTTTAAAGCCTCTTATCGGATCGGTACTTCAGTGACATTAGCCGGATATGGCTATCCATTTCTCGAAATCACAGGTCCTGCTTTCCCTGTTCTGATTGAGCCTTATGCACAAGCTGATATTTGGTTTAACGAAGTGATAAAAGGGCAAAATAATGACATTCTGGCAGATGGTCACAGACTACTCGAAGTCAATGCGTATGGTGAAAGCGTGGCACAGGCACTGACTCATTGCTACGCTCAATTGCAACGTATCCATTGTTCTGGAAGTTATTATCGAACGGATATCGGTCAAACGATGTGGCCTCCAGGAAATGCCTAA